From the Lolium rigidum isolate FL_2022 chromosome 2, APGP_CSIRO_Lrig_0.1, whole genome shotgun sequence genome, one window contains:
- the LOC124691227 gene encoding AP2-associated protein kinase 1-like codes for MRRFNPFGGKAQAGLDGRTIDVKNVKITVRNAIAQGGFSCVYLACDALHPSKQYALKHIICNDSESLDLVMKEIQVMNLLKGHANVVTLVAHDVFDMGRTKEALLLMEFCEKSLVSAMESRGTGYYEEKKALLIFRDVCNAVFAMHGQSPPIAHRDLKAENVLLGLDGAWKLCDFGSTSTNHKCFDKPEDRGIEEDIIRKHTTPAYRAPEMWDLYRREVISEKVDIWALGCLLYRICYFKSAFDGESKLQVLNGNYRIPEQPKYSTSVTGLIKDMLEASPNARPDITQVWFRVNELLPPELQKSLPDGASAAISMGLQDEGAYKRTHVAPKRSPPPPPRGQTDSSSSHGSANAADAPLGAFWATQHAQGSQVADNKKPMFDEEPIKPSPSSKYNQSRVDISSSTPGDRHGHSGQALRNTTSNIVSSNGLMGGSDTNLFMEPQSSVKNKASQSQSKTISGKDPFNSFVADFDANNLHLGTAATGKTSELEAEVSNLKEQLKKTTLEKAEMTAKYEKLSAICRSQRQEIQELKRTVAETTPPPSSKVSSRIPEFRSQRKEKIEGTVWELEQGMLAGNSSLPSSEAKTWQAFPEAKAQARPKVDHATNGRQNLTRNTNAGPSPDAWGFSTSSGSTAAAAQINRTSAQGSSSQRFSTGVAKKVDQPSGWAGF; via the exons ATGCGGAGGTTCAATCCCTTTGGGGGGAAAGCGCAGGCTGGATTGGATGGCCGCACCATTGATGTAAAAAACGTGAAGATCACGGTGCGCAATGCCATCGCGCAGGGAGGGTTCTCCTGCGTGTATCTTGCATGCGATGCGCTGCACCCGTCAAAGCAGTATGCACTGAAGCACATCATTTGCAATGATTCCGAATCGCTTGATCTTGTCATGAAGGAGATCCAGGTGATGAATCTCCTCAAAGGGCATGCCAATGTTGTCACACTGGTTGCCCATGATGTTTTTGACATGGGCCGCACAAAGGAGGCGCTGCTTCTGATGGAGTTTTGCGAGAAGTCCTTGGTGAGTGCAATGGAGAGCAGAGGTACTGGTTACTATGAGGAGAAGAAGGCACTTTTGATATTCAGAGATGTTTGCAATGCGGTTTTCGCTATGCATGGGCAGTCACCACCAATTGCGCATAG GGATCTGAAAGCTGAAAATGTTCTTCTTGGACTAGATGGTGCATGGAAACTATGTGATTTTGGAAGCACATCAACAAATCATAAATGCTTTGACAAGCCAGAAGATAGGGGGATTGAAGAAGATATCATTAGGAAACATACAACGCCTGCATATAGAGCCCCTGAG ATGTGGGATCTCTACAGAAGAGAAGTCATTAGTGAGAAAGTCGACATTTGG GCCCTGGGATGCCTTCTCTATAGAATATGCTACTTCAAATCTGCATTTGATGGAGAGTCAAAGTTGCAGGTCCTTAATGGAAACTATCGCATTCCAGAGCAACCGAAGTACAGCACTAGTGTCACAGGGCTGATCAAAGATATGCTGGAAGCCTCTCCAAATGCCAGACCAGATATCACGCAG GTCTGGTTTCGTGTTAATGAACTACTGCCTCCCGAGTTACAGAAAAGTTTACCTGATGGGGCCTCAGCAGCCATTTCTATGGGCTTGCAAGATGAAG GTGCTTATAAAAGAACACATGTGGCGCCTAAAAGGAGCCCCCCTCCGCCTCCAAGAGGACAAACTGATAGTTCATCATCTCATGGAAGTGCAAATGCAGCAGATGCACCTCTAGGTGCATTCTGGGCGACACAACATGCACAGGGCTCTCAAGTTGCTGATAATAAGAAGCCTATGTTCGACGAGGAACCAATTAAACCATCACCTTCATCAAAGTATAACCAAAGCAGGGTGGATATCAGCAGCAGTACCCCTGGAGATAGGCATGGTCATTCTGGTCAGGCTTTGCGAAATACAACAAGTAACATTGTTTCCAGTAATGGACTTATGGGTGGTTCGGACACAAATCTTTTCATGGAACCACAAAGTTCTGTAAAAAATAAAGCAtcacaatcacaaagcaagacaaTATCTGGGAAAGATCCCTTCAACAGTTTTGTCGCAGACTTTGATGCAAACAATCTGCATTTGGGGACCGCTGCTACTGGTAAGACGTCTGAGCTTGAAGCTGAAGTGTCCAATCTGAAGGAGCAGTTGAAGAAAACCACACTGGAGAAGGCTGAGATGACGGCCAAGTATGAAAAGCTGTCAGCAATCTGCCGCTCTCAGCGTCAGGAAATCCAAGAGCTGAAGCGCACTGTTGCTGAGACTACACCGCCGCCTTCAAGTAAAGTCAGCTCAAGgataccagaatttagatctcag CGAAAGGAGAAGATCGAAGGGACGGTGTGGGAGCTTGAGCAAGGGATGCTTGCAGGCAACTCGTCGTTACCCAGCTCCGAGGCCAAGACATGGCAGGCATTCCCAGAGGCGAAAGCTCAGGCCAGGCCAAAGGTCGACCATGCAACCAATGGGAGGCAAAACTTAACAAGGAACACAAATGCAGGGCCTTCCCCTGATGCGTGGGGTTTCAGCACATCATCGGGGAGTACTGCTGCTGCAGCACAGATCAACAGAACAAGTGCGCAGGGGAGTTCCTCCCAGAGATTCAGCACCGGGGTAGCGAAGAAAGTAGATCAGCCATCAGGatgggctggattctag
- the LOC124685904 gene encoding G-type lectin S-receptor-like serine/threonine-protein kinase LECRK2, with translation MALLLLFLLIQAPFHAQASENITLGSTLTPQGLNTSWISSSGEFAFGFRSLESNPAVYLLAIWFNKIATKTVVWYDHTNTTVPAGSQLQLTPGGVLSLQDPAGELIWNPGVTNVDHASMLDTGNFVLYGKDGSIKWESFASPTDTILPSQVLPKGAVLHSRLMDNDYLDGRFVLSVELDGNLRFYTLAVSSSSRYDPPYWDSHTGGNGSSLVFNTTGTVYYTINSGQPIKITSENLDSPADYYKRATLDADGVFRQYVYPRKAAQNSVLNTEWRVMDYLPQNFCKVISAEIGSGVCGFNSYCSFNPNKSVECECPPKYSFIDNERKYKGCKPEFAPHSCDLDDTESMQQFSLLPMININWPFGDYERYSPIGEDYCQKLCLTDCFCVAAVHYNSTCWKKRSPLSNGMSGAIVGSVFLKVPRTSTPGSQLSSNSNAWKKERRYWILGSSLLLGGSVLVIVLLISVMCFGSYRVISRKKSTQVQSINYEALPLRAFTYKEIEQATDGFREELGSGASGIVYKGQLQDEFGTGIAVKRIDKMLAETEKEFAIEVQTIGRTFHRNLVRLLGFCVEGRERLLVYELMTNGSLNGFLFCGTRPTWNLRVQVALGVARGLLYLHEECNSQIIHCDIKPQNILLDENLVAKISDFGLAKLLRKNQTQTNTGIRGTRGYVAPEWFKNIGITSKVDIYSFGVILLEIVSCRRNVELEIADEEQAILTYWANDCYRSGRLDLLVKGDDEAIFNINKVERFVAVALWCLQEEPTMRPTMLKVTQMLDGSVTIPTPPDPSSFISSLQ, from the coding sequence ATGGCGCTgctactcctcttcctcttgatccaAGCTCCCTTCCATGCTCAAGCATCCGAAAACATCACATTAGGGTCCACGCTGACACCTCAAGGCCTAAACACCTCATGGATTTCATCCTCCGGTGAATTCGCGTTTGGCTTCCGCTCCCTCGAGAGCAACCCCGCTGTCTACCTCCTCGCCATCTGGTTTAACAAGATCGCCACCAAAACTGTTGTTTGGTACGACCACACCAACACAACAGTACCAGCTGGCTCCCAGCTGCAGCTCACACCTGGTGGCGTGCTTTCGCTCCAGGACCCTGCCGGTGAATTGATATGGAATCCCGGGGTGACCAACGTCGACCATGCCAGCATGCTCGACACTGGCAATTTTGTGCTGTATGGCAAAGATGGCTCCATCAAATGGGAGAGCTTTGCATCCCCAACTGACACCATCCTCCCCTCCCAGGTGCTGCCTAAAGGGGCAGTCCTACACAGTCGGCTGATGGACAACGACTACTTGGATGGAAGGTTTGTTCTTAGCGTAGAGCTTGATGGCAACCTAAGGTTTTACACCTTGGCTGTTTCCTCCAGTTCCCGCTATGATCCTCCATATTGGGATTCTCACACAGGTGGAAATGGTTCAAGCCTTGTGTTCAACACAACTGGCACCGTCTACTACACTATAAATTCTGGCCAACCAATCAAAATTACGTCAGAAAATCTGGACTCACCGGCAGACTACTACAAACGTGCCACACTTGACGCAGATGGCGTGTTCCGGCAATATGTGTACCCCAGGAAGGCAGCACAGAACAGTGTATTGAACACGGAGTGGAGAGTTATGGACTATCTCCCACAGAATTTCTGCAAGGTTATCTCAGCAGAGATTGGAAGTGGTGTCTGTGGGTTCAACAGCTACTGCAGCTTCAACCCAAACAAGAGTGTGGAATGTGAGTGCCCACCGAAGTACTCATTCATCGATAATGAGAGGAAGTACAAAGGTTGCAAGCCAGAATTTGCTCCACATAGCTGTGACTTGGATGATACTGAATCTATGCAACAATTCAGCCTCCTTCCAATGATCAATATCAATTGGCCTTTCGGCGACTATGAGCGGTACAGCCCCATTGGTGAGGATTATTGCCAAAAACTTTGCTTAACTGATTGCTTTTGTGTCGCTGCGGTGCACTATAACAGTACTTGTTGGAAAAAGAGGAGCCCCTTGTCCAATGGAATGTCCGGTGCCATAGTGGGATCAGTTTTTCTCAAAGTTCCCAGGACTAGTACTCCTGGGTCCCAGTTGAGCAGTAACTCGAATGCATGGAAGAAAGAGAGAAGGTATTGGATACTGGGAAGTTCACTACTCCTTGGAGGATCTGTCCTGGTTATTGTTTTACTCATCTCCGTTATGTGTTTTGGATCTTACCGCGTTATTAGCCGAAAGAAGTCAACTCAGGTACAATCAATAAATTATGAGGCATTGCCTCTTAGAGCATTCACATACAAGGAGATTGAGCAGGCGACAGATGGATTTCGTGAAGAGCTGGGCAGTGGTGCATCCGGTATCGTATACAAGGGCCAGTTGCAAGACGAGTTTGGGACTGGCATTGCAGTCAAGAGGATTGATAAGATGCTCGCAGAGACTGAGAAGGAGTTTGCCATTGAGGTTCAAACCATCGGAAGGACCTTCCACAGAAACTTGGTGCGGTTGCTCGGTTTCTGCGTTGAAGGAAGAGAGAGGCTTCTAGTGTATGAGTTGATGACCAATGGCTCACTTAATGGATTCCTTTTCTGTGGTACAAGGCCAACCTGGAATCTCCGCGTTCAAGTCGCACTTGGGGTGGCAAGAGGCCTGCTCTACTTGCATGAGGAATGCAACAGTCAAATAATCCACTGTGACATAAAGCCCCAAAACATCCTTCTTGATGAGAATCTCGTGGCAAAGATCTCAGACTTTGGCCTAGCAAAGTTGCTCAGGAAAAATCAGACACAGACGAACACGGGCATCAGAGGAACTCGAGGGTACGTCGCACCCGAGTGGTTCAAAAACATAGGGATCACATCCAAGGTGGACATTTACAGTTTTGGGGTGATCTTGCTGGAGATTGTGAGTTGCAGACGGAATGTGGAGCTAGAGATAGCAGATGAGGAACAAGCAATACTGACATATTGGGCAAACGACTGCTACAGAAGTGGGCGGCTTGACTTGTTAGTGAAGGGTGATGACGAGGCAATCTTCAACATAAACAAGGTGGAACGCTTCGTCGCTGTGGCATTGTGGTGTCTCCAAGAGGAGCCGACAATGCGGCCTACCATGCTGAAAGTGACACAGATGCTCGATGGATCCGTCACAATCCCCACTCCCCCTGACCCATCTTCCTTCATCAGCTCACTCCAATAG